A region of Neochlamydia sp. AcF84 DNA encodes the following proteins:
- a CDS encoding DNA polymerase ligase N-terminal domain-containing protein: MILKAYQQKKTLKKASIPMPEVSVDPSCCLPIFCIQKHAASHLHYDFRIECQGVLISWAIPKGPSLNPYNKRLAIRVEDHPLAYRHFEGVIPPGNYGAGEVVLWDEGIYTLAGLKAKKDIENACLKGLEKGHLEIELHGHKLKGGFVLQQWKKEKDKNWLLIKRKDQYVNLKIDVLEQTQSVRTCFPNTF, from the coding sequence ATGATATTAAAAGCTTATCAGCAAAAAAAGACATTAAAAAAAGCTTCTATCCCTATGCCAGAGGTGTCTGTAGACCCTTCTTGCTGCTTACCCATTTTTTGTATCCAAAAACATGCAGCTTCTCATTTACATTATGATTTTAGAATCGAATGTCAAGGCGTGCTTATAAGCTGGGCTATCCCCAAGGGTCCTTCCCTTAATCCTTACAATAAACGCTTAGCCATTCGTGTAGAAGACCATCCCTTAGCTTATCGTCATTTTGAAGGAGTTATTCCTCCAGGGAATTATGGAGCAGGAGAAGTGGTTCTTTGGGATGAAGGAATCTACACTTTAGCGGGATTGAAGGCTAAGAAGGATATTGAGAATGCTTGCTTAAAAGGTTTAGAAAAGGGCCACTTAGAGATAGAGTTGCATGGCCATAAATTAAAAGGCGGTTTTGTCTTGCAGCAATGGAAAAAAGAAAAAGATAAAAATTGGTTATTGATTAAACGTAAAGATCAATATGTGAATTTAAAAATAGATGTGTTAGAGCAGACTCAATCGGTGCGCACTTGCTTTCCTAACACCTTTTAA
- a CDS encoding Fic/DOC family N-terminal domain-containing protein: MPNPHLLMRPFITREAVLSSKIEGTQATIGEILAASVGISVQRNPDDLREVQNYIVALDYGIKRLGDLPLSLRLIKEIHHHLLQGVRG; encoded by the coding sequence TTGCCCAATCCTCATCTATTAATGCGACCCTTTATTACCCGTGAAGCTGTTCTTTCGAGCAAAATCGAAGGTACTCAAGCAACTATTGGAGAAATACTAGCAGCTAGCGTCGGGATTAGTGTGCAACGAAACCCCGATGATCTTCGGGAAGTGCAAAATTATATTGTAGCCCTCGATTACGGGATAAAACGATTAGGAGATCTTCCTCTGTCATTGAGGCTCATTAAAGAAATTCACCACCATTTATTGCAAGGTGTTAGAGGGTAA
- a CDS encoding Fic family protein — translation MGTPGCTLNTAKFIPPPPDHLMDCLGEFEKFLHERQLPPLIHTALCHYQFEAIHPFLDGNGRMGRLLIILLLIEQKMLPTPILYLSAFFKATRDEYYKQLYNVSAKGTWHEWLIYFLNGIAVQTEDVLSRVERINDLLNKWKMQVARSTSNVPVLIVEHLAVNPYLITSRIAEELKIAYSTAQRGIQKLEEAKIIKQINSTRRDKIYRATEILAILEEATKINADFQ, via the coding sequence ATAGGAACACCAGGTTGTACGCTCAATACGGCCAAATTCATTCCTCCTCCACCAGATCACTTGATGGATTGCTTAGGTGAATTTGAAAAATTTCTACATGAAAGGCAGCTTCCACCTTTAATTCATACTGCCCTATGCCATTATCAATTTGAAGCCATTCATCCATTTTTGGATGGAAATGGACGCATGGGCCGGCTGCTAATTATATTATTGTTGATTGAGCAAAAAATGTTGCCAACACCGATCTTGTACTTAAGTGCCTTTTTTAAAGCTACGCGTGATGAGTACTACAAGCAGCTTTATAACGTGAGTGCTAAAGGTACATGGCATGAATGGTTGATTTATTTTTTGAATGGCATCGCGGTGCAAACTGAAGATGTGTTGTCGCGGGTAGAGAGAATCAATGACTTGTTGAATAAATGGAAAATGCAGGTGGCAAGAAGCACATCTAATGTTCCTGTACTGATTGTAGAACACCTTGCAGTAAACCCCTATCTTATCACGAGCAGAATAGCAGAAGAACTTAAAATCGCTTATAGTACAGCCCAAAGGGGTATACAAAAGCTTGAGGAAGCGAAAATTATCAAACAGATCAACAGTACTAGACGCGATAAAATTTATCGTGCTACAGAAATATTGGCAATTCTTGAAGAAGCTACAAAAATTAATGCGGATTTTCAATGA
- a CDS encoding leucine-rich repeat domain-containing protein, which yields MNPIFSSPIERLPNEVLIPILGHCATPSLFSVCRRWQHLLTTEVMPSLYQGIIKLHFPSSSRYDSIPTCILNKLYQIEENLPVVKKVSTIFHQVFILAASLSPFEFKEKTEEKKAFTLSNYFSYLLNINRLLIWKEIPGGEEFLNQEKVKQLPLEEKAELFRRWIKNHKKNIKHLDLNLSGLTYLPPDIGQLSQLHILYLSENQLTTLPAEISKLFELQNLNLSSNRLNTLPAGLGQLSHLKWLNLNDNKLTSLPPEITQLSCLQWLCLNSNQLTSLSIKLEQLPQLHTLYLMDNQLNTLPQSIGQLSQLQWLDLERNDFAFLPPEIEQLSNLQDLNISNNKLTFLSSKIGQLAQLRWLRLNNNQLTLLPSEIGRLSQLYTLYLSHNQLTSLPEEIGQLSKLEELYLDNNQLTCLPISLGNLTQLQILYLNDNHLEGLPEEIGQLPQLQELYLDNNPLTLLPSSISSLLPQLRNFKISENLLKCVPKE from the coding sequence ATGAATCCAATCTTTTCTAGCCCGATTGAAAGGCTTCCTAATGAAGTACTAATTCCTATTTTAGGGCATTGTGCTACACCCTCTTTGTTTAGTGTTTGTAGACGCTGGCAACATCTTTTAACTACTGAAGTCATGCCTTCTTTATACCAAGGAATAATTAAGCTTCATTTTCCTTCAAGTTCAAGATATGATAGCATCCCCACTTGTATTCTCAATAAGCTTTACCAAATAGAAGAAAATCTTCCTGTAGTAAAAAAGGTAAGCACAATTTTCCATCAAGTTTTTATCTTAGCTGCCTCTCTCTCCCCTTTCGAGTTTAAAGAGAAAACTGAAGAAAAAAAAGCTTTCACTTTAAGTAATTATTTTTCTTATCTCTTGAATATTAATCGTCTTTTAATTTGGAAAGAAATCCCTGGTGGAGAGGAATTCTTAAACCAAGAAAAAGTCAAGCAGTTACCTCTAGAAGAAAAAGCAGAGCTTTTTAGAAGATGGATTAAAAATCATAAAAAAAATATTAAGCATTTAGATTTAAATCTCAGTGGATTGACCTATTTACCTCCCGACATAGGACAGCTGTCTCAGCTTCATATCCTTTACTTAAGCGAAAACCAACTGACCACTCTCCCGGCCGAGATCAGCAAGCTATTTGAACTCCAAAATCTTAACTTAAGCAGCAATCGTCTCAACACCCTTCCTGCTGGTTTAGGACAGTTATCTCACCTGAAATGGCTTAACTTAAATGATAACAAGCTTACCTCTCTTCCACCGGAGATAACACAGCTCTCTTGCCTACAGTGGCTTTGCTTAAACAGCAATCAATTAACTTCTCTTTCAATTAAGCTAGAACAGCTGCCCCAGCTGCACACTCTTTATTTAATGGACAACCAGCTAAACACACTTCCTCAATCAATAGGTCAGCTCTCTCAGCTGCAATGGCTTGATTTGGAGAGAAATGATTTCGCCTTTCTTCCGCCTGAGATAGAGCAACTCTCAAATTTACAGGATTTAAATATAAGCAATAACAAACTTACTTTCCTTTCTTCCAAAATCGGCCAGCTTGCTCAACTACGCTGGCTTCGCTTAAACAATAACCAACTCACACTCCTTCCTTCAGAAATAGGTCGTCTCTCTCAGCTATACACCCTTTATTTAAGCCACAATCAGCTCACTTCTCTGCCGGAAGAAATAGGTCAACTTTCTAAGTTAGAAGAGCTCTACTTAGACAATAATCAACTTACCTGCCTTCCTATTTCCCTAGGTAACCTAACTCAGCTACAGATCCTCTATTTAAATGACAACCACCTGGAGGGTCTTCCGGAAGAGATAGGTCAGCTCCCTCAGCTACAAGAGCTTTACTTAGACAATAACCCCCTTACCCTTCTTCCGTCCTCAATAAGTAGCCTACTACCTCAGCTGCGAAACTTTAAGATAAGCGAAAACTTATTAAAATGTGTTCCAAAGGAATAA
- a CDS encoding carboxypeptidase M32 — translation MTSAQAQKDYEVLHEKSRYSRILSGITSILDWDQETYMPHAASAIRSEQLKVLAGIIHKSKTSPAFAKSLAKLIELNTGKIIAKGLSAQQKAALQVWRRDYQQEKCLSANFVEEFTATTSQAIMAWRTAKQQNNFSILAPYLEKIIYMNRKKADLLGYQDHPYDALLDLYEPHTSTAEVSTLFANLQPPITNLLKKISSSKKIGNSFLFGNFDPEKQLEFGQQLMNAIGYDQTRGRLDISSHPFSSASHPTDSRITTRLHPHSLMSSISAIMHEAGHGLYEMGLLSEHYGSPLGEAVSLGLHESQSRWWETRIGQSKAFWKHFFPLLQKNFPHQLEKIPIASFYKAINKVEPSLIRVEADEVTYSLHIILRFELEKALIEGSLSVDEIPEAWNAKMQELLNLTPSNPAEGCLQDIHWSTGSFGYFPTYTLGNLFASHLFSAFEKQHPDWQEQVSKGDLLFIKEWLNLHVHRYGRQYDSKKLLKLVTKKEFNEKAYIEYLYDKYKSIYNFTDL, via the coding sequence ATGACATCTGCTCAAGCACAAAAAGATTATGAGGTCTTGCATGAAAAATCCCGTTATAGTCGAATTTTAAGTGGAATAACGTCTATATTAGACTGGGATCAAGAGACTTATATGCCTCACGCCGCCTCCGCTATTCGCTCTGAGCAGCTAAAAGTGCTGGCAGGAATTATTCACAAGTCCAAGACCTCTCCTGCATTTGCCAAATCTCTTGCAAAGCTTATCGAGCTCAATACAGGTAAAATAATTGCTAAAGGATTAAGTGCTCAGCAAAAAGCTGCTTTGCAAGTTTGGAGAAGAGACTACCAACAAGAAAAATGTCTTAGTGCCAATTTTGTAGAAGAGTTTACTGCTACTACGTCTCAAGCCATCATGGCCTGGCGTACCGCTAAACAGCAAAACAATTTTTCTATTTTAGCCCCCTATTTAGAAAAAATCATTTACATGAATCGCAAAAAAGCAGATTTACTAGGCTATCAAGATCACCCTTATGATGCCTTACTAGACCTTTACGAACCTCACACTTCTACCGCGGAAGTTTCCACTCTCTTTGCAAATTTACAGCCCCCCATCACAAATCTTTTAAAAAAAATCAGCTCTTCTAAAAAGATAGGCAATAGTTTTCTATTTGGAAACTTTGATCCCGAAAAACAGCTAGAATTTGGACAGCAGTTGATGAACGCTATAGGCTATGATCAGACTAGAGGGCGGCTTGATATATCCTCTCATCCCTTCTCTTCTGCCAGCCATCCTACTGATAGTCGGATCACCACTCGCCTTCACCCTCATTCATTAATGAGCAGCATTTCGGCTATTATGCACGAAGCGGGTCATGGATTATATGAAATGGGATTGCTTTCAGAACATTATGGAAGCCCGTTAGGAGAAGCTGTTTCTTTAGGGTTACATGAAAGCCAATCGAGATGGTGGGAAACTCGCATTGGACAAAGCAAAGCTTTTTGGAAGCATTTCTTTCCTTTATTACAAAAAAATTTTCCTCACCAATTAGAAAAAATTCCAATAGCTTCATTTTATAAAGCAATTAATAAGGTGGAACCCTCATTGATTCGTGTGGAAGCTGATGAAGTTACCTATAGCTTACATATCATTTTGCGCTTTGAGCTAGAAAAAGCACTCATTGAAGGCTCTTTATCAGTCGATGAAATACCTGAGGCATGGAATGCTAAGATGCAAGAGCTCTTGAATTTAACGCCCTCCAATCCTGCCGAAGGATGCCTTCAAGATATTCATTGGTCAACAGGTTCTTTCGGCTATTTCCCTACCTATACCTTAGGTAATCTATTTGCCTCTCATCTTTTTTCCGCTTTTGAAAAACAACATCCTGATTGGCAAGAACAGGTGTCTAAAGGAGACTTACTATTTATAAAAGAATGGCTTAATTTGCATGTTCATCGTTATGGCAGGCAATATGATAGCAAGAAGTTGCTAAAGCTTGTAACAAAAAAAGAGTTTAACGAGAAGGCTTATATTGAGTATTTGTACGATAAATATAAAAGCATTTATAATTTCACAGATCTATAA
- a CDS encoding leucine-rich repeat domain-containing protein, producing MSPSSTALEHLPNEILTLILRGCASPSLASVCIKWHHLLATEVMPSLYKQIGKIHFPEGNAIEQARILDKLYKLETKLSKLEKINKIFKKLFTQVSTLSPLDFKGITEKKQHFTLTNYFSYLINVNRLLIWKRLEGGMEYLNQEKIKHLPLAKKGELFREWIERYSKNITLLDLERSGLTFLPLEIGQLSKLQYLFLQNNQLTFLPAEIGLLPQLQELDLSNNQLTIIPAKIGQLTQLQLLGLSNNQLTTLPAEIGQLSQLWSLDLTNNQILTFPSAIGRLSQLQKLYLNNNQLTSLPKEIGHLIQLRSLYLNSNQLTTLPAEIGEFVELEELYLNDNHLTSLPAEIRQLSHLQTLCLDRNQLTFLPAKIEQLSQLQTLSVNNNQLTTLPTEIGDLHQLKSIYLNRNQLTSLPLEISHLSQLRTLSLNNNQLTTLPVEIGQLSHLQILYLNNNQLTSLSPTLGELFSLEYLELNYNQLTALPIEIRQLSQLRTLSLNNNQLTTLPAEIGQIFQLEDLNLEHNQLTSLPIEITRLSKWLALNLDENLLQDISEEIKQHFNL from the coding sequence ATGAGCCCTAGCTCCACTGCTCTTGAACACCTGCCTAATGAAATACTCACCCTTATTTTAAGGGGTTGCGCTAGCCCTTCTTTAGCTAGCGTTTGCATAAAATGGCATCATCTACTAGCTACCGAGGTAATGCCCTCTCTTTATAAGCAAATAGGTAAAATTCATTTTCCTGAAGGGAATGCTATTGAACAAGCTCGTATTTTAGATAAACTTTATAAACTAGAAACTAAGCTCTCTAAGCTAGAAAAGATAAATAAAATCTTTAAAAAGCTCTTTACTCAGGTTAGCACTCTTTCTCCTTTAGATTTCAAAGGAATAACAGAGAAAAAGCAACATTTTACTTTGACTAATTACTTCTCTTATCTCATAAATGTTAATCGCCTCTTAATATGGAAAAGACTTGAAGGAGGAATGGAATACTTAAACCAAGAGAAAATTAAACATTTGCCTTTAGCAAAAAAAGGAGAGCTTTTTAGAGAATGGATTGAAAGGTATAGCAAAAATATTACTCTATTAGATCTAGAAAGAAGTGGCTTAACTTTCTTACCTTTAGAAATAGGACAGCTATCCAAGCTGCAGTATCTTTTCCTACAGAATAACCAGCTTACCTTTCTTCCTGCTGAGATAGGACTGTTGCCTCAGCTACAGGAGCTCGACTTAAGCAACAACCAGCTTACCATAATCCCTGCAAAGATAGGTCAGCTAACACAACTGCAACTCCTTGGCTTAAGCAACAACCAGCTCACCACTCTTCCTGCCGAAATAGGACAGCTTTCTCAGCTATGGAGCCTTGACTTAACCAACAATCAGATCCTCACTTTTCCCAGCGCAATAGGAAGATTAAGTCAGTTACAAAAGCTTTACTTAAATAACAACCAACTTACCTCCCTTCCTAAAGAAATAGGGCATCTGATTCAGCTAAGAAGCCTTTACTTAAATAGTAACCAGCTTACTACTCTACCTGCTGAGATAGGAGAATTTGTCGAACTTGAAGAGCTTTACTTAAATGACAACCACCTCACCTCCCTACCAGCAGAGATAAGGCAGTTATCACACCTGCAAACGCTATGCTTAGACAGAAATCAGCTAACTTTCCTTCCTGCAAAGATAGAGCAACTTTCTCAGCTGCAAACGCTTTCCGTGAATAATAACCAACTTACCACTCTTCCTACAGAAATAGGAGACCTGCATCAGTTAAAAAGCATTTATTTAAACAGAAACCAGCTAACTTCTCTTCCTTTAGAAATTAGCCACCTTTCTCAGCTGCGAACGCTTTCTTTAAATAACAACCAGCTTACCACCCTTCCCGTAGAGATAGGGCAACTTTCTCACCTGCAAATACTCTACTTAAACAATAACCAACTTACCTCCCTTTCCCCCACCCTAGGAGAGTTATTTTCATTGGAATACCTAGAGCTAAATTATAACCAACTCACTGCCCTTCCTATAGAAATAAGGCAGCTTTCTCAGCTGCGAACGCTTTCCTTAAATAACAACCAGCTTACTACTCTTCCTGCAGAAATAGGGCAAATATTCCAGCTAGAAGACCTTAACTTAGAACACAATCAGCTAACCTCCCTTCCTATAGAGATCACGCGGTTATCTAAATGGTTAGCTCTTAATTTGGATGAAAATCTACTCCAGGATATTTCGGAGGAAATAAAACAGCATTTTAATTTGTAG